One window of the Nocardia huaxiensis genome contains the following:
- a CDS encoding amino acid permease, giving the protein MQHEQPPAATTPAPRVDLGDVGYQKGLRKRHMQMIAIGGSIGTGLFLGASGRMALAGPSLAIVYIICGIFTFMVVRALGELVMYRPSSGAFVSYAREFLGERGAYSVGWLYFLNWSTTLVADITAVALYAHFWSFFVPVPQWVLALIALAVVVVLNVVSVKLFGEMEFWFALIKVGTIVLFMLVAIGFIVTGTTIDGNMPGISTITDNGGLFPKGLAPMLTIALGVVFAFGGTEMIGVAAGESDNPRAVVPKAVNSIMWRIILFYAGSVVLFTLLLPWTAYSADKSPFVTVMSKIGIPHAGDVMNLVVLTAAMSSLNAGLYATGRTLRSMAVAGAAPRFAARMNRNGVPYGGILITSVVGIAGVVLNMVMPHKAFEIVLNLAGLGIVGTWASIMICHWIFVRRAERGEYQRPEFRLPYAPVLNVLTLGFLVAVVVLMFFDTEIGRITLVVFLGVVAAMVAGWYRVRGRLDPEVLAPIPAVAAGEGDKSL; this is encoded by the coding sequence ATGCAGCACGAACAGCCGCCGGCGGCGACCACCCCCGCGCCCAGAGTCGATCTCGGTGACGTCGGGTATCAGAAGGGCCTGCGCAAGCGGCACATGCAGATGATCGCCATCGGCGGCTCGATCGGGACCGGGCTGTTCCTCGGCGCGAGCGGGCGCATGGCGCTGGCCGGGCCGTCACTGGCCATCGTCTACATCATCTGCGGCATCTTCACCTTCATGGTGGTCCGCGCACTGGGCGAACTGGTCATGTACCGGCCGTCGTCCGGCGCGTTCGTGTCCTACGCCCGCGAATTCCTCGGCGAGCGCGGCGCGTACTCGGTGGGGTGGCTGTACTTCCTCAACTGGTCGACCACCCTGGTCGCCGACATCACCGCGGTGGCGCTGTACGCGCACTTCTGGTCGTTCTTCGTGCCGGTGCCGCAGTGGGTGCTGGCTCTGATCGCACTCGCCGTCGTGGTGGTGCTGAACGTGGTGTCGGTCAAGCTCTTCGGCGAGATGGAATTCTGGTTCGCGCTGATCAAGGTCGGCACCATCGTGCTGTTCATGCTGGTGGCCATCGGCTTCATCGTCACCGGCACCACCATCGACGGGAACATGCCGGGCATCTCCACGATCACCGACAATGGCGGGCTCTTCCCGAAGGGCCTCGCACCCATGCTGACCATCGCGCTCGGCGTGGTCTTCGCCTTCGGCGGCACCGAGATGATCGGCGTGGCCGCGGGCGAATCCGACAATCCCCGCGCCGTCGTGCCGAAGGCCGTCAACTCCATCATGTGGCGGATCATCCTGTTCTACGCCGGCTCGGTCGTGCTGTTCACACTGCTGCTGCCGTGGACGGCGTACTCGGCGGACAAGAGCCCGTTCGTGACGGTCATGAGCAAGATCGGCATCCCGCACGCGGGCGACGTCATGAACCTGGTGGTGCTCACCGCCGCCATGTCCAGCCTCAATGCCGGGCTGTACGCGACCGGCCGCACCCTGCGCTCGATGGCGGTGGCCGGCGCCGCACCGCGCTTCGCCGCGCGCATGAACCGCAATGGCGTGCCGTACGGCGGCATCCTCATCACGAGCGTGGTCGGCATCGCGGGCGTGGTGCTCAATATGGTCATGCCGCACAAGGCTTTCGAGATCGTGCTGAACCTGGCCGGCCTCGGCATCGTCGGCACCTGGGCCTCGATCATGATCTGCCACTGGATCTTCGTGCGCCGCGCCGAACGCGGTGAATACCAGCGGCCCGAGTTCCGGCTGCCGTACGCGCCGGTGCTCAATGTGCTGACGCTGGGATTCCTGGTGGCGGTGGTCGTTCTGATGTTCTTCGACACCGAGATCGGACGCATCACGCTGGTCGTATTCCTGGGCGTGGTCGCCGCCATGGTGGCCGGCTGGTACCGGGTGCGCGGGCGACTGGATCCCGAGGTGCTGGCGCCCATCCCGGCCGTCGCTGCCGGCGAGGGGGACAAGAGCCTATGA
- a CDS encoding FadR/GntR family transcriptional regulator has product MTVGEGQVQRIGATEAVFRRLKSLIQDGEYAVGDRLPGEIALAKEFGVSRPVVREALQACAILGLTETHTGKGTFVVSAKESAKLTFAGIEARHLIEARQLVEIPAAGFAAERHTPAQLQALFTLLDQLAATTDAHEWVRLDGELHTAIAAASGNTMLTSMVADTRRALDVQSEFLNLTQDRRADSDREHEAIVRAIEARSAARARHAMSDHLDRVAETIARIAD; this is encoded by the coding sequence GTGACGGTCGGAGAAGGACAGGTGCAGCGCATAGGCGCTACGGAAGCGGTCTTTCGCCGACTCAAATCCCTCATCCAGGACGGCGAGTACGCGGTGGGCGACCGCCTCCCCGGCGAAATCGCCCTCGCCAAGGAATTCGGCGTCAGCCGCCCCGTCGTCCGCGAGGCCCTGCAAGCCTGCGCCATCCTCGGCCTCACCGAAACCCACACCGGCAAAGGCACTTTCGTCGTGTCCGCCAAGGAGAGCGCCAAACTCACCTTCGCCGGCATCGAGGCCCGTCACCTCATCGAGGCCCGCCAGCTGGTCGAGATCCCCGCCGCCGGTTTCGCCGCCGAACGTCACACCCCCGCCCAGCTCCAGGCCCTCTTCACCCTCCTCGACCAGCTGGCCGCCACCACCGATGCCCACGAATGGGTCCGCCTCGACGGCGAACTCCACACCGCCATCGCCGCCGCCAGCGGCAACACCATGCTCACCTCCATGGTCGCCGACACCCGCCGAGCCCTCGACGTCCAATCCGAATTCCTCAACCTCACCCAGGACCGCCGCGCCGACTCCGACCGCGAACACGAAGCCATAGTCCGCGCCATCGAGGCCCGCTCCGCCGCCCGCGCCCGCCACGCCATGTCCGACCACCTGGACCGCGTAGCCGAAACCATTGCCCGCATAGCCGATTGA
- a CDS encoding wax ester/triacylglycerol synthase domain-containing protein, producing the protein MSQSDLFTWSMEQDPSLRSTIVTVLILDSEPEWDRLLRMLDRGTRAVPRFRDRLDVVPWGLAPPRWVPDPDFDLRWHVRRSGLPRPADLAEVLEFARIEAMAAFDPARPLWQLTVLGGMAEGRCALVLKVHHSLTDGVGGMQIAGEILDFAREGTPREPIAEAVSPRGGALGDVVAWNWSTGADLVRGGVAALPGIARRTVTDPVGLVRDGVALARSLLRLARPVISTLSPVMSERGLGRRLTVLEVPLAALREGARPTGGTINDAFLAAVSIGLRAYHERHEQPVDQLRVAMPISLRRAEDPIGGNRITLARFTIPLDSAATAELMRALADAVERWRHEPAVPLSNAVAATFNRLPVGLLTDMFKHIDFIASDVPGSPVALYLAGAKVERIYPFGPTTGTAFNITLISYLETCFLGINSDTAAVPDPAVLTYCLGEGFRTVVSRAAAAPPSAGVNAAAETLAVPNN; encoded by the coding sequence ATGTCACAGTCGGATCTGTTCACTTGGAGCATGGAGCAGGATCCGAGCCTTCGATCGACGATCGTGACGGTGCTGATCTTGGATTCCGAACCGGAGTGGGATCGGTTGCTGCGCATGCTCGATCGGGGGACGCGGGCGGTGCCGCGGTTCCGGGACAGATTGGATGTGGTGCCGTGGGGGCTGGCGCCGCCGCGCTGGGTGCCCGACCCTGATTTCGATTTGCGCTGGCATGTCCGGCGTTCGGGGCTGCCGCGGCCGGCCGACCTGGCCGAGGTGCTCGAGTTCGCGCGGATCGAGGCCATGGCCGCGTTCGATCCGGCGCGGCCGCTGTGGCAGCTCACCGTGCTGGGCGGGATGGCGGAGGGCAGGTGCGCGCTCGTGCTGAAGGTGCACCACAGCCTCACCGACGGGGTCGGCGGTATGCAGATCGCCGGTGAGATCCTCGATTTCGCTCGGGAGGGCACACCCCGGGAGCCGATCGCCGAGGCGGTGTCGCCGCGGGGCGGGGCGCTGGGTGATGTCGTCGCCTGGAATTGGTCGACGGGTGCGGATCTGGTGCGCGGTGGGGTGGCGGCGCTGCCCGGGATCGCCCGGCGGACGGTCACCGATCCGGTGGGCCTGGTCCGGGACGGGGTGGCATTGGCCAGATCCCTACTGCGACTTGCTCGTCCGGTGATCAGCACGCTCTCGCCGGTCATGTCCGAGCGCGGATTGGGGCGGCGGTTGACCGTGCTGGAGGTGCCCTTGGCGGCCTTGCGTGAGGGTGCCCGGCCGACCGGGGGCACGATCAACGACGCCTTCCTGGCCGCGGTTTCGATCGGCTTGCGCGCGTACCACGAGCGGCACGAGCAGCCGGTCGATCAGCTGCGCGTGGCGATGCCGATCAGTCTGCGCCGAGCCGAGGATCCGATCGGAGGCAATCGCATCACCTTGGCGCGGTTCACGATTCCGCTGGATTCGGCCGCCACCGCGGAGTTGATGCGGGCGCTCGCCGACGCGGTCGAACGGTGGCGGCACGAACCGGCGGTTCCGCTGTCGAATGCCGTGGCGGCCACCTTCAACCGGTTGCCGGTGGGTTTGCTCACCGACATGTTCAAACACATCGACTTCATCGCGTCCGACGTTCCGGGCTCGCCGGTCGCGCTGTATCTCGCCGGCGCGAAGGTCGAGCGGATCTACCCCTTCGGGCCGACCACTGGCACCGCCTTCAACATCACCCTGATCTCTTACCTCGAAACCTGTTTCCTCGGAATCAATTCCGACACCGCCGCGGTACCGGATCCGGCGGTGCTGACCTACTGCCTGGGCGAGGGTTTCCGGACGGTGGTCTCCCGGGCTGCCGCCGCGCCGCCCTCGGCGGGCGTCAACGCGGCCGCGGAAACCCTCGCTGTGCCGAACAACTGA
- a CDS encoding TetR/AcrR family transcriptional regulator encodes MGRPRQFDESSLLDAATELFWSQGFDNTSVEDVSRATGVGNGSIYGAYANKRGLFLAAFERYCDHRARFIRDTILSAPGSTRAAVEALLEAVIDDCTSHPDRRGCLMLNSIAQLGHRIPEVITLSARTTTAMEQAVAERLRRAGVDDSTLGARSAAIIAMAQGLIHSSRLGIPRDQLFGTARVSAAALTPAEGGAAAARETTVRKPSPRQ; translated from the coding sequence ATGGGACGGCCACGACAGTTCGACGAATCGAGCCTGCTGGACGCCGCCACTGAACTGTTCTGGTCACAAGGCTTCGACAACACCTCGGTGGAGGACGTCTCCCGCGCCACCGGCGTAGGCAACGGCAGCATCTACGGCGCCTACGCCAATAAGCGCGGCCTGTTCCTCGCCGCCTTCGAACGCTACTGCGACCACCGCGCCCGCTTCATCCGCGACACGATCCTGTCCGCCCCGGGCTCCACCCGCGCCGCCGTCGAAGCCCTGCTGGAAGCGGTGATCGACGACTGCACCTCCCACCCGGACCGCCGCGGCTGCCTGATGCTCAACAGCATCGCCCAACTGGGCCACCGGATTCCCGAGGTCATCACCCTCAGCGCCCGCACCACCACCGCCATGGAACAGGCGGTGGCCGAGCGCCTGCGCCGAGCCGGCGTCGACGACTCCACGCTGGGCGCACGCAGCGCCGCCATCATCGCCATGGCCCAGGGCCTGATCCACTCGAGCCGCCTGGGCATCCCCCGCGATCAGTTGTTCGGCACAGCGAGGGTTTCCGCGGCCGCGTTGACGCCCGCCGAGGGCGGCGCGGCGGCAGCCCGGGAGACCACCGTCCGGAAACCCTCGCCCAGGCAGTAG
- a CDS encoding GlxA family transcriptional regulator, which produces MATDIAERARRRVGILVFDGVKMLDFVGPAEVFVEANQAAPGYEVVLVSADGENVQTSIGARIEVSGRAVDAGRFDTVIIPGSELPAAKFVTPEVLSAARWMSAHTRRLASVCSGAAVLAELGVFDGRRVTTHWKYAADLARRCPSARVEPDAIFVRDGNLYSSAGVAAGVDLALALVEEDYGADVARRVAQLLVVYMQRSGGQSQFSASLTGPVARSPLVRKVVDLICADPAFPHTVQTLAEHARVSVRHLTRLFRAELERSPAEYVAFIRFGVARDMLHAGHTVTEAAMVAGYGSSEALRRAFIARLGISPRKYQQRFRTTGPVGPVAAVS; this is translated from the coding sequence ATGGCCACCGATATCGCAGAGCGAGCCCGCCGTCGCGTGGGGATTCTTGTATTCGATGGGGTGAAGATGCTCGACTTCGTCGGGCCGGCAGAGGTTTTCGTGGAGGCCAATCAGGCCGCGCCGGGGTACGAGGTGGTGCTGGTGTCGGCCGATGGGGAGAATGTGCAGACTTCCATCGGGGCGCGGATCGAGGTGAGCGGGCGGGCGGTCGACGCGGGTCGGTTCGATACGGTGATCATTCCGGGCAGCGAGCTGCCCGCAGCGAAATTCGTTACGCCCGAGGTGCTTTCGGCGGCGCGGTGGATGTCGGCGCATACCCGGCGGCTGGCTTCGGTGTGCAGCGGGGCCGCGGTGCTGGCGGAGCTGGGGGTGTTCGACGGGCGGCGGGTGACCACGCATTGGAAGTACGCGGCGGATCTGGCGCGGCGGTGCCCATCGGCGAGGGTGGAACCCGACGCGATCTTTGTCCGGGACGGGAACCTGTACAGCTCTGCGGGTGTCGCGGCGGGAGTCGATCTGGCGCTGGCGCTGGTCGAGGAGGATTACGGCGCAGACGTGGCGCGGCGGGTGGCGCAATTGCTGGTGGTGTACATGCAGCGCTCGGGCGGGCAGTCGCAGTTCTCGGCGTCGCTGACCGGACCGGTCGCGCGAAGTCCCCTGGTGCGCAAGGTCGTTGATTTGATCTGCGCGGATCCGGCCTTTCCGCACACCGTGCAGACGCTGGCCGAGCACGCCCGGGTGAGCGTGCGGCATCTGACCCGATTGTTCCGGGCCGAGCTGGAGCGGTCGCCGGCCGAGTATGTGGCGTTCATCCGCTTCGGGGTGGCGCGGGACATGCTGCACGCGGGACACACCGTCACCGAGGCCGCGATGGTTGCCGGATACGGCAGCAGCGAGGCGTTGCGCAGGGCATTCATCGCGCGGCTGGGGATTTCGCCGCGCAAGTACCAGCAGCGATTCCGGACTACGGGGCCGGTCGGGCCGGTGGCCGCGGTGTCCTGA
- a CDS encoding alpha/beta hydrolase, translating into MSGNPLGLALEPAAQEFVDATSQPPFLYQLAPEEGRKAVDSVQDSPIFKPEIDEEWITVEGGPTGSVRARIVKPQGATEPLPVIIYTHGAGWVFGDAHTHDRLVRDLAVGVHAAVVFPEYDRSPEVRYPVANEQSYRVAQWVSAHGAEKGLDASRIAVAGDSVGGNMAIALTLMAKERGDVSFAQQVLFYPVTDAAFDTGSYQQFATGYFLTREGMQWFWDQYTTSVEDRARITVSPLRATTEQLAGLPPALVITAEADVLRDEGEAFAGKLRAAGVPVIQTRYGGIIHDFVMVNAMHDTNAAKAAVAQAISVLRGALHA; encoded by the coding sequence ATGTCCGGAAATCCGCTGGGACTCGCGCTCGAACCTGCCGCGCAGGAGTTCGTCGACGCGACCTCCCAGCCGCCGTTCCTCTACCAGCTGGCTCCCGAGGAAGGCCGCAAAGCCGTTGACTCGGTGCAGGATTCGCCGATCTTCAAGCCGGAGATCGACGAGGAGTGGATCACCGTGGAGGGCGGTCCGACCGGATCGGTGCGGGCGCGCATCGTGAAGCCGCAGGGTGCCACCGAACCGCTCCCGGTCATCATCTACACCCACGGCGCCGGATGGGTTTTCGGTGACGCGCACACCCATGATCGGCTCGTGCGCGACCTGGCCGTCGGGGTGCACGCGGCCGTGGTGTTCCCGGAGTACGACCGCTCGCCGGAGGTCCGGTACCCCGTCGCCAATGAGCAGTCCTACCGTGTGGCGCAATGGGTTTCGGCTCACGGAGCGGAGAAGGGGCTCGACGCCTCGCGGATCGCGGTCGCCGGTGATTCGGTCGGCGGCAATATGGCCATCGCGCTGACGCTCATGGCCAAGGAGCGCGGTGACGTGTCGTTCGCGCAGCAGGTGCTGTTCTACCCGGTCACCGACGCCGCCTTCGACACCGGCTCCTATCAGCAGTTCGCGACAGGGTACTTCCTGACTCGCGAAGGCATGCAGTGGTTCTGGGATCAGTACACCACCAGTGTGGAAGACCGCGCGCGGATCACCGTCTCGCCGCTGCGCGCCACCACCGAGCAGCTGGCCGGGCTGCCGCCCGCGCTCGTCATCACCGCCGAAGCCGACGTGCTGCGCGACGAAGGTGAAGCGTTCGCCGGAAAGCTGCGTGCGGCAGGCGTTCCCGTCATCCAGACCCGCTACGGCGGCATCATCCACGACTTCGTCATGGTCAATGCCATGCACGACACCAACGCGGCCAAAGCCGCTGTCGCCCAGGCCATCTCGGTGCTGCGCGGCGCGCTGCATGCCTGA
- a CDS encoding alpha/beta fold hydrolase yields MSTQPTIVLVHGAFADSSSWNGVIENLRGQGYSVLAAANPLRGLDSDAAYIASVLDTIEGPVVLAGHSYGGSVITVAAQGKPNVDALVYIAAFLPAEGESALELTGKFPGSTLGETIREAQYPLADGSTATEFYIRQAEFPAQFAGDVPADTAALMAATQRPVAVDALQQPAAAAAWRSIRSYALLTTDDKNIPIEAQRFMAERAGAQVTEVAASHAVGVSRPDAVADLIALAAKK; encoded by the coding sequence ATGAGCACTCAGCCCACCATCGTCCTGGTGCACGGCGCTTTCGCCGACTCCTCCAGCTGGAACGGCGTCATCGAAAACCTGCGCGGGCAGGGCTATTCCGTCCTCGCCGCCGCGAACCCGCTGCGCGGCCTGGACTCCGACGCCGCCTACATCGCCTCGGTGCTCGACACCATCGAGGGCCCGGTCGTGCTGGCCGGTCACTCCTACGGCGGCAGCGTCATCACCGTCGCGGCGCAGGGCAAGCCGAATGTCGACGCTCTCGTCTACATCGCCGCCTTCCTGCCCGCCGAGGGCGAGAGCGCGCTGGAGCTGACCGGCAAGTTCCCCGGCTCCACGCTCGGCGAGACCATCCGCGAGGCGCAGTACCCGCTCGCCGACGGCAGCACGGCCACCGAGTTCTACATCCGGCAGGCGGAGTTCCCGGCTCAGTTCGCCGGTGACGTGCCCGCCGACACCGCCGCGCTCATGGCGGCCACCCAGCGTCCGGTCGCCGTCGACGCGTTGCAGCAGCCCGCGGCCGCGGCGGCGTGGCGGTCCATCCGGTCCTACGCCCTGCTCACCACCGACGACAAGAACATTCCGATCGAAGCCCAGCGCTTCATGGCCGAGCGCGCGGGTGCGCAGGTCACGGAGGTCGCGGCGTCGCACGCGGTCGGCGTTTCGCGGCCGGATGCCGTCGCCGATCTCATCGCGCTGGCGGCGAAGAAGTAG
- a CDS encoding glyceraldehyde-3-phosphate dehydrogenase: protein MTTDHLDRWNAHEASAEAMIPIIGRLYREKGVTILLHSRSLVNKSVISILRTHRFARQIAGEELSIEETLPFLEALTTLDLGPSKIDLGRLVMAYRADDRGLSIAEFTAAALDEVTGANKAEPQGPRDVVLYGFGRIGRLVARLLIEKTGSGNGLNLRAVVVRKGGDDDLVKRASLLRRDSVHGQFNGTIKVDAANNTITANGSVIKFIYSDDPKSIDYTAYGINDAILIDNTGKWRDRKGLEQHLRPGIAKVVLTAPGKGDVPNIVHGVNHRDQDVSQQIFSCASCTTNAIVPPLKAMDDEFGILRGHVETVHSFTNDQNLLDNYHKADRRGRSAPFNLVLTETGAASAVAKAMPDFKAKITGNSIRVPTPDVSVAILNLQLARETTKTEVLEYLRQVSLSGPLSRNLDYTAATDAVSSDFIGSRAASIVDANAAIVEGDTAILYLWYDNEFGYSCQVVRTVQFISGIEYPTYPQLGAEDRVAEPAGV from the coding sequence TTGACTACAGACCATCTTGACCGCTGGAACGCCCACGAAGCATCCGCGGAGGCGATGATTCCCATCATCGGACGGCTGTATCGCGAGAAGGGGGTGACGATCCTCCTGCACAGCCGATCGCTGGTGAACAAGTCGGTGATCAGCATCCTGCGCACGCACCGGTTCGCCCGTCAGATCGCCGGCGAGGAGCTGTCGATCGAGGAGACGCTGCCCTTCCTCGAGGCGCTCACCACCCTGGATCTGGGTCCCTCCAAGATCGACCTGGGCCGCCTGGTCATGGCCTACCGCGCCGACGACCGCGGGCTGTCCATCGCCGAGTTCACCGCCGCCGCGCTGGACGAGGTGACCGGCGCCAACAAGGCCGAGCCGCAGGGCCCGCGCGATGTGGTGCTGTACGGCTTCGGCCGCATCGGCCGTCTGGTCGCCCGTTTGCTCATCGAGAAGACCGGTTCCGGCAACGGCCTGAACCTGCGCGCCGTGGTGGTGCGCAAGGGCGGCGACGACGATCTGGTCAAGCGCGCCTCGCTGCTGCGCCGCGACTCGGTGCACGGGCAGTTCAACGGCACCATCAAGGTCGACGCCGCGAACAACACCATCACCGCCAACGGCAGCGTGATCAAGTTCATCTACAGCGACGACCCGAAGTCGATCGACTACACCGCGTACGGCATCAACGACGCCATCCTGATCGACAACACCGGCAAGTGGCGTGACCGCAAGGGCCTCGAGCAGCACCTGCGCCCCGGCATCGCCAAGGTCGTGCTGACCGCGCCCGGCAAGGGCGACGTCCCGAACATCGTGCACGGCGTCAACCACCGTGACCAGGATGTGTCGCAGCAGATCTTCTCCTGCGCCTCCTGCACCACCAATGCCATCGTGCCGCCGCTCAAGGCCATGGACGACGAGTTCGGCATCCTGCGCGGGCACGTGGAGACGGTGCACTCGTTCACCAATGACCAGAACCTGCTGGACAACTACCACAAGGCCGACCGTCGCGGCCGGTCCGCGCCGTTCAACCTGGTGCTGACCGAGACCGGCGCGGCCTCCGCCGTGGCGAAGGCCATGCCGGACTTCAAGGCCAAGATCACCGGCAACTCGATTCGCGTGCCCACGCCGGATGTCTCGGTCGCGATCCTGAACCTGCAGCTGGCGCGGGAGACCACCAAGACCGAGGTGCTCGAGTACCTGCGCCAGGTGTCGCTGTCGGGCCCGCTGAGCCGCAACCTCGACTACACCGCGGCCACCGACGCGGTGTCGAGCGACTTCATCGGTTCGCGCGCGGCCTCGATCGTGGACGCCAATGCCGCCATCGTCGAGGGCGACACCGCGATCCTGTACCTGTGGTACGACAACGAGTTCGGTTACTCGTGCCAGGTCGTGCGGACCGTGCAGTTCATCTCCGGCATCGAATACCCGACCTACCCGCAGCTGGGTGCGGAGGATCGGGTGGCGGAGCCGGCCGGGGTGTAA
- a CDS encoding YncE family protein, whose product MPGLRTVAAGVVAALVLAAGAGCSTAVEDEKAGPATEIGATIPIDGFLRRAEIDAAAHTLYVSDFLGFVWLIDTETDQVTGKIEVGAGPQGLAIDTAAHTLYTSNYQAGTISVVDTVEKKVVDTIPVPGHPDLLALDPAAHTLYLSHFAGKELSVLDTAGKTVKATIPLDDYADDLVIDPDAQRLYIAHITTSKVTVVDTSTNTISAAIEYGEQPAALALAPDGQRLYAAHTGGVAAIDTHTAKPVGTASIGKRPVDIAVDADSRLLYVVNNDGRAKQLGGDGGPVAVIDMADNTSIATVLTGDSPQDAVVDPVSHKVYVVVVLDEKVTVLKPAGSR is encoded by the coding sequence ATGCCGGGGCTGAGAACTGTTGCCGCAGGGGTGGTCGCCGCGCTCGTGCTCGCCGCCGGCGCTGGATGCTCTACCGCCGTGGAGGATGAAAAGGCCGGGCCCGCAACCGAAATCGGTGCGACCATTCCCATCGACGGATTTCTCCGCAGGGCGGAGATCGACGCCGCGGCCCACACCCTGTACGTCAGCGACTTCCTCGGGTTCGTGTGGCTGATCGACACGGAGACGGATCAGGTCACCGGAAAGATCGAAGTCGGCGCGGGCCCACAGGGATTGGCGATCGACACCGCCGCGCACACGCTGTACACGTCCAACTATCAGGCCGGCACGATCTCGGTGGTCGACACCGTGGAGAAGAAGGTCGTCGACACCATTCCGGTCCCCGGCCATCCGGATCTGCTCGCGCTCGACCCGGCCGCGCACACGCTGTACCTGTCGCACTTCGCCGGCAAGGAGTTGTCGGTGCTCGACACGGCGGGCAAGACGGTGAAGGCCACGATCCCGCTCGATGACTACGCGGACGATCTGGTGATCGATCCCGATGCGCAGCGGCTGTACATCGCCCACATCACCACCTCGAAGGTGACCGTCGTCGACACCTCGACGAACACGATCTCCGCGGCGATCGAGTACGGGGAGCAGCCTGCCGCGCTCGCGCTCGCACCGGACGGGCAGCGGCTGTACGCCGCGCACACCGGGGGTGTGGCGGCGATCGACACGCACACCGCGAAACCGGTCGGCACCGCCTCGATCGGCAAGCGACCGGTCGACATCGCGGTCGACGCGGATTCCCGGCTGCTCTATGTGGTCAACAATGACGGCAGGGCGAAGCAGCTGGGCGGTGACGGCGGGCCGGTGGCGGTGATCGACATGGCGGACAACACCTCGATCGCGACCGTGCTCACCGGTGACAGCCCGCAGGACGCGGTCGTCGATCCGGTGTCGCACAAGGTCTACGTGGTGGTCGTCCTGGACGAGAAGGTGACGGTGCTGAAACCGGCGGGAAGTCGTTGA
- the ligD gene encoding non-homologous end-joining DNA ligase, producing MASKSATPAVELTVGDHTVRVSNPDRVYFPETGATKFDLVQYYLSVGDGIVNALRDRPCMLHRFPKGLPGGKVHQKRIPGGAPDWIPTVQLYFPRYGRTADELCVEKLADIIWAVQMSTVEFHPWNSRRFDTELPDEWRIDLDPMPDCPWSRVQRVAGVVHEVLDELGAVGWPKTSGGKGLHIYVRTTPRFGFQDVRRAALAFAREVERRAPTDVTTTWWRRDRDPHLVFVDYNQNARDHTIAAAYSVRGIPEATVSTPVHWTEIPDINPADFTMTTVPKRYAALGDLHAGIDNAVFDIEPLLEWANRDKVEVDLDEE from the coding sequence GTGGCCAGTAAATCGGCGACGCCGGCGGTGGAACTGACCGTCGGCGACCATACGGTGCGGGTGTCGAACCCGGATCGGGTGTACTTCCCCGAGACCGGGGCTACCAAGTTCGATCTCGTGCAGTACTACCTCAGCGTGGGCGACGGCATCGTCAACGCCCTGCGGGACCGTCCGTGCATGCTGCACCGTTTTCCGAAGGGGCTGCCGGGCGGCAAGGTGCACCAGAAGCGGATTCCCGGCGGCGCACCGGACTGGATTCCCACTGTGCAGCTGTACTTTCCGCGCTACGGCCGGACCGCCGACGAACTCTGCGTCGAGAAACTCGCCGATATTATTTGGGCGGTACAGATGTCCACCGTCGAATTCCACCCCTGGAACTCCCGCCGCTTCGACACCGAACTGCCCGACGAATGGCGCATCGACCTCGACCCCATGCCCGACTGCCCCTGGTCCCGAGTCCAGCGCGTAGCCGGTGTCGTCCACGAGGTGCTCGACGAACTCGGCGCGGTCGGCTGGCCGAAAACCTCCGGCGGCAAAGGATTACACATCTACGTCCGCACAACCCCCCGCTTCGGCTTCCAAGATGTCCGCCGCGCCGCCCTGGCCTTCGCCCGCGAGGTCGAACGCCGCGCCCCCACCGACGTCACCACCACCTGGTGGCGCCGCGACCGCGACCCCCACCTCGTCTTCGTCGACTACAACCAGAACGCCCGCGACCACACCATCGCCGCGGCATATTCGGTCCGAGGCATCCCCGAAGCAACCGTCTCAACCCCGGTCCACTGGACCGAAATCCCCGACATCAATCCCGCCGACTTCACCATGACCACAGTCCCCAAACGCTACGCCGCCCTCGGCGACCTCCACGCCGGCATCGACAACGCCGTCTTCGACATCGAGCCGCTGCTGGAATGGGCCAACCGCGACAAAGTCGAAGTCGACCTCGATGAGGAGTGA